CGGCACGCCGTGCCGCGCCAGGGCGTGCACCGCGCTCATGGCGGTGGCGCCGGTGGTGAGCACGTCGTCGATCAGCAGCACCGGCTCACCTGCGGGCGGCGCCCGCCGCGGCAGCACCGCCACCCTCCCGGCCAGGTTGCGCAGCCGCTCCGCCGGGGCGAGCCCCACCGAGTCGCGCGCGCCGGGTGCGGCCACCAGGCAGTCGGCGACCTCGGCGGCTCGGCCGCGTTCCGCGAGCACCGCCGCCGACCGGAGCGCCACCCGCGTCATGTGCGCCCCACCGCGCCGCCGCGAGGTGATCGCCCTCGACGGAGCGGGCACCAAGTGCCACGTCCCTGCCGCCGCGAGGTCCGGCCCGGTCATCGACGCGAACGACCCACTTCCGGCGGAATCCGGCTCCCACCGGAGGAGCCCCTCCAGGCCGTCGGCGATCGCGGTGCCGAACGGATCGGCGAGGTCGCGGCGGCCCGCGGCCTTGTAGGAGACGACCGCTCGCCGCGGCGCGCCGCGGTACCGGCCCAGGGCGAACACG
This window of the Saccharopolyspora gloriosae genome carries:
- a CDS encoding ComF family protein; the encoded protein is MSGSRWHRTGTGLAAAASGLLDLVLPLRCAGCARPGTGWCAECARELGGLRKVVRELPAPPDSTAAPPVFALGRYRGAPRRAVVSYKAAGRRDLADPFGTAIADGLEGLLRWEPDSAGSGSFASMTGPDLAAAGTWHLVPAPSRAITSRRRGGAHMTRVALRSAAVLAERGRAAEVADCLVAAPGARDSVGLAPAERLRNLAGRVAVLPRRAPPAGEPVLLIDDVLTTGATAMSAVHALARHGVPVTAVLVLTATSG